In one window of Comamonas testosteroni DNA:
- a CDS encoding type II secretion system F family protein, translated as MSGQRFLVRAMDASQRIVEIKIDALDEADLERQVATRNLVTLTCRATSRSLGSSFGSRAAKFDLLLFVQELNALVSAGLSITETLDTLLERTSTAQGQLVLQRLLEHLKQGLRLSQAMQQQPEVFPPLLVGVIQSSEDTSDLPRALLRYLQYETQLQGLRHKITSAAIYPVILISVGSLVALFLLGYVVPKFAGVYQNGSRELPVASHLLLLTGQWIAEHRGLTSSVLGAGILGLAWKLSELKKSGQWWRVLRFVPGATPRLEVLELSRLYLTMSMLLEGGLPIERAMHLASSVLMPARQLHWQKVRHQVYEGSSLTSAMEAHGFCTNVAQRLLRVGERSGQIGMMLGKAAAFYESETARWIEQFTKTFEPILMAIIGIVIGLIVILLYIPVFDLAGSIQ; from the coding sequence GTGTCTGGCCAACGCTTCTTGGTGCGCGCGATGGATGCGAGCCAGCGTATTGTCGAAATCAAGATCGATGCGCTCGATGAGGCGGATCTCGAGCGCCAAGTCGCCACGCGCAACCTGGTCACTTTGACGTGCCGCGCCACGAGCCGCTCTCTCGGGTCATCTTTCGGCTCGCGAGCCGCGAAGTTTGACCTCTTGCTCTTCGTTCAGGAGCTCAATGCGCTGGTATCAGCCGGCCTGAGCATCACGGAAACGCTGGATACCCTCCTCGAACGCACGTCAACGGCTCAGGGGCAACTGGTGCTGCAGCGCCTGCTGGAGCATCTCAAGCAAGGCCTGCGCCTATCTCAGGCGATGCAGCAGCAGCCGGAGGTGTTTCCCCCCCTCCTCGTGGGCGTCATCCAGTCCTCCGAGGACACCAGCGACCTCCCCCGGGCATTGCTGCGCTACCTGCAGTACGAGACACAGTTGCAAGGCCTGCGGCACAAGATCACCAGCGCGGCCATCTATCCTGTGATTCTGATAAGCGTAGGGTCGCTCGTGGCCCTGTTCCTTCTGGGGTACGTGGTTCCGAAGTTTGCGGGGGTCTACCAAAACGGCTCACGCGAGTTGCCCGTCGCTTCCCACCTCTTGCTGCTCACGGGCCAATGGATCGCAGAGCACCGCGGTTTGACTTCTTCCGTTCTCGGGGCCGGCATTCTCGGGCTCGCTTGGAAGCTGTCGGAGCTGAAGAAATCCGGGCAATGGTGGCGGGTCCTTCGCTTCGTCCCTGGTGCCACACCACGGTTGGAAGTGCTGGAACTCTCGCGGCTCTACCTCACCATGAGCATGCTGCTGGAGGGCGGGTTGCCGATTGAACGGGCCATGCACCTCGCCTCCTCGGTCCTGATGCCGGCCCGGCAACTGCATTGGCAGAAGGTTCGGCACCAGGTCTATGAGGGCTCGTCGCTAACCTCGGCCATGGAGGCCCATGGTTTTTGCACCAACGTCGCCCAGCGTCTTCTTCGCGTTGGCGAACGCTCTGGGCAGATCGGAATGATGCTCGGCAAAGCCGCTGCCTTCTACGAATCGGAGACTGCGCGCTGGATTGAGCAGTTCACCAAGACCTTTGAACCCATCCTCATGGCCATCATCGGCATCGTGATCGGGCTGATCGTGATCCTTCTGTACATCCCCGTATTTGATTTGGCGGGCAGCATCCAATGA
- a CDS encoding type II secretion system protein, producing the protein MDRKQMQYHLAGFTLIELMVTLAIVATLTLMVYPRYSLRIDDSKEAVLRENLRVVRSVIDDFRGDKGRYPENLDELVTQRYLRALPVDPMTESDSTWVIVEVPEGETGEVFSVRSGASGTARNGQAYADW; encoded by the coding sequence ATGGATCGCAAGCAAATGCAATACCACCTCGCCGGCTTCACCCTGATTGAGCTCATGGTAACGCTCGCCATCGTGGCCACCCTCACTCTGATGGTATACCCTCGATACAGCCTGCGCATCGACGACAGCAAAGAGGCCGTCCTGCGGGAGAACCTGCGCGTGGTGCGATCGGTGATCGACGACTTCAGGGGCGACAAAGGCCGATACCCAGAGAACCTTGACGAGCTGGTTACGCAGCGCTACCTACGCGCCCTGCCTGTGGATCCAATGACCGAATCGGATTCGACCTGGGTGATCGTGGAAGTGCCCGAAGGCGAAACAGGAGAGGTTTTCAGTGTGCGAAGCGGCGCGAGTGGAACTGCACGCAATGGGCAGGCGTATGCGGACTGGTGA
- a CDS encoding type II secretion system protein has translation MPRCSRLPAHVFGKRRSRRGFTLIELLVTLGIVAVLAAMVVPIAQIASQRQKEAELRWALREIRGGLDAYKRASDGGRIDRKAGATGYPPNLEILAEGVADKRSLKREKIYFLRRIPRDPFHTDSTTSASETWQLRSYASEPDAPEPGDDVYDVYTSSVVTGLNGVPLREW, from the coding sequence ATGCCTCGCTGCTCTCGCCTCCCGGCACATGTCTTTGGCAAACGAAGGAGCCGGCGGGGATTCACGCTCATCGAGCTGCTAGTAACACTGGGCATCGTGGCCGTGCTCGCTGCTATGGTAGTGCCTATCGCACAGATCGCGAGCCAGCGGCAAAAGGAAGCCGAACTGCGCTGGGCCTTGCGGGAGATCCGCGGAGGGCTGGATGCCTACAAACGCGCGTCGGATGGCGGGCGCATCGATCGAAAGGCCGGTGCGACGGGCTATCCGCCCAACCTGGAAATACTCGCTGAAGGGGTTGCGGACAAGCGCAGTCTGAAACGTGAGAAGATTTACTTCCTACGGCGCATTCCCCGAGACCCCTTCCACACGGACTCGACAACATCGGCAAGCGAGACTTGGCAGCTTCGCTCCTACGCAAGCGAACCGGATGCACCAGAGCCTGGAGACGACGTCTATGACGTCTACACATCCTCTGTCGTCACAGGCCTCAACGGGGTACCCCTCCGGGAATGGTGA
- a CDS encoding DUF6531 domain-containing protein, protein MQYFHKWSAVVAAAFSLYGYSAGANAQCSLTFTSPGRGSTVSTPNIVVSGTGGGQSQLGDQGTVTATLNGVPFFNYSGSFTAAVAFLEGRGVPVTMRVGQNRLSVTGSVGGCSASDDMTVLYEPATPAPKLAKALGNGRDDLGNNQACSVAGNPINFSVGNKYQEETDYERKNSGFPLRFSRHYNSVSGDWTHSYSTRLRITTSSTTLIFADGRESVFSGSGVLTKESTELGSLSQTASGYRYVAVGNEVYEFNSVGRLTKQTNAVGQSHSLVYAASGGVTVSDDYGNSLAFTEDSRLQPVSMTAPGATLSYSFGARQLLQSVTSTMGADIKIRTYHYENSLYPRLLTGITDERGIRFATWTYDSQGRPTSSTHADGAEATTVAYNVDGTTTVTNALGKPTTYHFAVIDGVRRITQVVGEPTANCPMSNSTYTHDVRGLPASKTDNNGNVTTYQYNDRGLETLRVEASGTPSARSIATTWHATLPLITQIVKPENTTTFTYDAQGRLLTRTIND, encoded by the coding sequence ATGCAATATTTCCACAAATGGAGCGCTGTAGTTGCAGCAGCGTTTTCTCTATATGGGTATTCGGCTGGCGCGAATGCACAGTGTTCACTCACATTTACCTCGCCAGGACGTGGAAGTACAGTAAGTACGCCAAACATCGTGGTGAGCGGAACCGGTGGAGGGCAGTCCCAACTAGGCGACCAAGGTACGGTGACGGCGACATTGAACGGTGTTCCATTCTTTAATTACTCCGGATCCTTTACTGCAGCTGTGGCTTTTCTGGAGGGGCGTGGAGTGCCTGTCACGATGCGCGTTGGCCAAAACCGCTTGTCAGTCACCGGCAGCGTCGGCGGATGCAGTGCTTCGGACGACATGACCGTCCTGTACGAGCCGGCAACGCCAGCGCCAAAACTGGCGAAGGCCTTGGGCAATGGTCGGGACGATCTTGGCAACAACCAGGCCTGCTCGGTTGCCGGCAATCCCATCAATTTTTCAGTTGGCAACAAGTACCAAGAAGAGACCGACTACGAGAGGAAAAACTCAGGCTTCCCACTGCGTTTTAGTCGCCACTACAACAGCGTAAGCGGTGACTGGACTCACTCGTATTCGACTCGTCTGCGGATTACGACGTCTTCCACAACGCTGATATTTGCTGATGGCAGAGAGTCTGTCTTCAGCGGAAGCGGGGTGCTCACGAAGGAGTCTACCGAACTCGGAAGCCTGTCCCAGACTGCCAGCGGCTACCGCTATGTAGCTGTGGGCAATGAGGTGTATGAGTTCAACTCGGTCGGGCGCCTGACGAAGCAGACCAATGCAGTTGGTCAGTCGCATAGCTTGGTGTATGCCGCCTCCGGCGGAGTCACGGTTTCCGATGACTATGGCAACAGCCTGGCATTCACCGAGGACAGTCGCCTGCAGCCCGTTTCAATGACTGCGCCAGGTGCAACGCTCTCCTACTCGTTTGGCGCCCGACAACTCCTCCAGTCCGTCACGAGCACGATGGGTGCTGATATCAAGATCAGGACGTATCACTACGAAAACTCGCTCTACCCGCGGCTGCTTACTGGCATCACCGATGAGCGGGGCATCCGATTTGCAACCTGGACATATGACTCGCAGGGCCGCCCGACCTCGAGCACACATGCCGATGGTGCCGAGGCGACAACGGTGGCCTACAACGTAGACGGCACCACCACGGTGACCAATGCACTGGGCAAGCCTACGACCTACCACTTCGCGGTGATCGACGGCGTGCGTCGGATCACTCAAGTCGTCGGCGAACCGACCGCGAACTGCCCCATGAGTAACTCGACCTACACACACGATGTGAGGGGGTTGCCAGCGTCCAAGACTGATAACAACGGGAATGTGACGACTTATCAATACAACGATCGTGGACTCGAAACCTTGCGCGTTGAGGCCAGCGGCACGCCAAGCGCACGATCAATCGCGACAACCTGGCATGCCACCTTGCCTTTGATCACGCAGATCGTGAAGCCTGAGAACACGACAACGTTCACCTATGACGCTCAGGGACGACTCCTGACCAGAACCATTAATGACTGA
- a CDS encoding GspE/PulE family protein, whose amino-acid sequence MSDLAHASLDVTRLHELRHTAASRSLALSQCVSDELSIPLQQATALIADTFGMEVADTARMQQWTPEFGAWPLMQAQQFHALLMSKPGRGDVLAIITDPFDDVLLSKLEQAARQPVEQLLTTREDIHAYLHLQEGSMKAMDQLESGAATAADSTALIESLSLASVAEATSPAVKLVSSTLYDALRSGASDVHLESTAAGLAIKYRIDGVLDEIKQSSGVALAEQVISRIKVVANLDISERRVPQDGSFQVHAQGRLIDLRVSIMPSIHGEDAVIRILDKQAIIEAHGRLSLDALGFDKHSIELLRELTRAAYGMLLVTGPTGSGKTTTLYASLTETNSGQEKIITIEDPVEYQLPGVLQIPVNERKGLSFARGLRSILRHDPDKIMVGEIRDKETAEIAIQSALTGHLVLTTVHANNVFDVFGRFTHMGLDPYALASALNGIWAQRLIRLNCPNCAQPYEPEEADWRGLERDPSDHHHFRFMRGVGCAHCRGTGYKGRRAIAETLLLDDEMREMIIGGAPVRQIKERAKLKGFATLQGSALALVRDGLTSLEEVRRVTLSL is encoded by the coding sequence ATGAGTGATCTCGCCCACGCGTCCCTGGACGTCACCCGGCTGCATGAGCTGCGCCACACGGCAGCCAGCCGGAGCCTGGCACTCTCACAGTGCGTGTCTGACGAGCTGTCCATTCCTCTGCAACAAGCCACGGCACTGATCGCCGACACGTTCGGGATGGAGGTGGCGGATACGGCTCGGATGCAGCAGTGGACACCAGAGTTTGGGGCATGGCCCTTGATGCAGGCGCAACAGTTCCACGCCCTGTTGATGAGCAAGCCCGGGCGGGGGGACGTTTTGGCGATCATCACCGATCCATTTGACGATGTCTTGCTGAGCAAGCTTGAGCAAGCAGCTCGGCAGCCCGTCGAGCAGTTGCTCACCACGCGGGAAGACATCCACGCATACCTGCATCTGCAGGAGGGCTCCATGAAGGCCATGGACCAGCTCGAATCCGGCGCTGCAACTGCGGCCGATTCTACGGCTTTGATCGAGTCGCTCTCGCTGGCCAGCGTTGCGGAAGCTACCAGCCCTGCCGTCAAGTTGGTGAGTTCGACGCTCTACGACGCACTCAGATCCGGGGCAAGCGACGTCCACCTGGAGAGTACAGCGGCAGGCCTCGCCATCAAGTACCGGATCGACGGCGTACTGGATGAGATCAAGCAGTCCAGTGGCGTGGCTCTGGCAGAGCAGGTGATCTCTCGTATCAAGGTCGTTGCCAATCTCGACATCTCCGAGCGGCGTGTCCCACAGGACGGCAGCTTCCAGGTTCATGCCCAGGGCCGCCTGATCGATCTTCGCGTGTCGATTATGCCCAGCATCCACGGAGAAGATGCTGTGATCCGCATTTTGGACAAGCAGGCCATCATCGAGGCGCACGGCCGTCTGAGCCTGGATGCACTTGGCTTCGACAAGCACTCGATCGAGTTGCTGCGAGAGCTGACCCGGGCCGCCTACGGCATGCTGCTGGTGACGGGTCCGACAGGGTCAGGCAAGACTACCACGCTGTACGCATCACTGACCGAAACCAACTCGGGCCAGGAAAAGATCATCACGATCGAGGATCCCGTCGAGTACCAGCTCCCCGGGGTGCTTCAGATTCCGGTCAACGAGCGCAAGGGCCTGAGCTTCGCCCGGGGTCTGCGCTCCATCCTGCGCCACGATCCCGACAAGATCATGGTCGGGGAGATCCGGGACAAGGAAACCGCCGAGATTGCCATCCAGTCCGCGCTGACTGGCCACCTGGTGCTCACCACCGTTCACGCGAACAACGTGTTTGACGTGTTTGGCCGATTCACACACATGGGTCTGGATCCGTACGCGCTGGCTTCCGCGTTGAATGGCATCTGGGCGCAGCGTCTGATCCGGCTGAATTGCCCGAACTGCGCTCAACCCTATGAGCCCGAGGAAGCCGACTGGCGCGGACTCGAACGGGACCCGTCTGATCATCATCACTTCCGGTTCATGCGTGGGGTTGGCTGCGCACACTGCCGCGGAACCGGCTACAAGGGGCGCCGCGCGATCGCCGAGACGCTGCTGCTTGATGACGAGATGCGCGAGATGATCATTGGCGGCGCGCCGGTCAGGCAGATCAAGGAGCGCGCCAAGCTGAAAGGGTTCGCCACCTTGCAGGGTTCTGCCCTCGCCCTCGTGCGTGACGGACTGACGAGTTTGGAGGAGGTGCGGCGTGTCACGCTCTCTCTTTGA
- a CDS encoding lytic transglycosylase domain-containing protein yields MHVFSESFRVSGPLCCLQYTARAFLIAAVWAAATDVAAQAHPHLMLGVDGQHHWASHPTDKNFHPTTLGARNSSPTDPDESHIARSRASSHGMDSIRRLAVASGTRHGVDPASVLALIEVESRFNTHAVSAKGARGLMQLMPATALQYGVTTAADLHRPEVNIDAGTRHLKVLLTRYQNSWPLALAAYNAGEGAVARSDRRIPGFRETLLYVPSVLASAERYRVTLLPN; encoded by the coding sequence ATGCACGTTTTCTCAGAATCGTTCCGTGTATCGGGGCCCCTATGCTGCCTTCAATACACGGCGAGGGCATTTCTGATTGCGGCAGTCTGGGCGGCAGCCACCGACGTGGCAGCCCAAGCGCATCCTCACCTGATGCTAGGCGTAGACGGTCAGCATCATTGGGCGAGCCACCCGACAGACAAGAATTTTCACCCCACGACACTTGGAGCCCGTAACTCCAGTCCAACAGACCCTGACGAAAGCCACATTGCGCGCTCCAGAGCGAGTTCTCACGGGATGGATTCGATCCGTAGACTAGCTGTGGCATCAGGCACTCGACATGGGGTCGACCCCGCATCTGTTCTCGCCTTGATCGAGGTGGAATCTAGATTCAACACCCATGCAGTGTCAGCAAAGGGGGCCCGTGGCCTCATGCAATTGATGCCCGCAACGGCCCTTCAATACGGGGTAACCACCGCGGCTGATTTGCACCGCCCCGAGGTCAATATCGATGCAGGCACCCGACATCTCAAGGTGCTTCTGACCCGGTACCAAAACAGTTGGCCGCTCGCTCTGGCGGCCTACAACGCTGGCGAAGGTGCCGTAGCTCGCAGTGATAGACGCATCCCGGGATTCCGGGAGACGCTGCTGTACGTGCCTTCCGTTCTCGCCAGCGCCGAGCGCTATCGCGTCACACTTCTCCCAAATTAA
- a CDS encoding type II secretion system protein, producing the protein MELHAMGRRMRTGERGFGYVFLLVVVAVLGYVSAYSISRGDAYSRRQAEQELLLIGREFEAALYSYSGMQAPAVGANLPIGVIGATGPEQLSDLVRDPRSPGIRRHLRKLYPDPITGKTEWGLVQNEAGQIVGIHSLSAAAPLKTNDFDAAHAHFENARTYEEWIFGLPFRAPQSPAPIQKAEQ; encoded by the coding sequence GTGGAACTGCACGCAATGGGCAGGCGTATGCGGACTGGTGAACGCGGCTTCGGCTATGTCTTTCTGCTCGTTGTCGTGGCGGTGCTGGGCTATGTCAGCGCGTACAGTATCTCGCGAGGTGATGCCTACAGTCGTAGGCAAGCAGAGCAGGAGCTGCTCTTGATCGGGCGCGAATTTGAAGCTGCACTCTACAGCTACTCGGGAATGCAGGCACCAGCGGTGGGCGCTAATCTGCCGATTGGCGTTATCGGAGCCACAGGCCCAGAACAGCTGTCAGATCTGGTACGCGATCCACGGTCACCGGGCATCCGACGGCACCTCCGGAAGCTCTATCCAGATCCCATTACTGGAAAGACGGAATGGGGCCTCGTTCAAAACGAGGCCGGCCAAATCGTGGGCATTCACAGCCTTTCAGCAGCCGCGCCGCTGAAGACCAATGACTTTGATGCTGCGCATGCACATTTCGAGAATGCGCGGACCTATGAAGAGTGGATTTTTGGGCTTCCTTTTCGCGCACCGCAGTCTCCCGCTCCTATACAAAAAGCGGAGCAGTAA
- the gspG gene encoding type II secretion system major pseudopilin GspG produces the protein MKLQRSDLRGFTLLELLVVVAIIGLLAAYVGPRYFTQIGRSEQAVAKSQIEGFAKALHTYRVDVGQYPTTQEGLEALMRPPAESAAAAKWRGPYLEKAVPLDPWSKPYIYRSPGDQNQDFELLSYGKDGRPGGTGDAADISNN, from the coding sequence ATGAAACTCCAACGCTCCGACCTCCGCGGCTTCACCCTGCTTGAGCTGCTTGTGGTGGTGGCCATCATCGGCCTGCTGGCCGCGTATGTCGGCCCGCGTTACTTCACGCAAATTGGACGCTCTGAACAGGCGGTGGCGAAGTCACAGATCGAAGGGTTCGCTAAGGCGCTGCATACCTACCGTGTCGATGTAGGCCAGTACCCAACGACACAGGAGGGACTGGAGGCGCTCATGCGTCCTCCTGCTGAATCTGCGGCCGCAGCAAAGTGGCGCGGCCCGTACCTGGAGAAGGCAGTGCCTCTGGATCCATGGTCCAAGCCTTACATTTACCGCAGTCCCGGCGATCAGAACCAGGACTTCGAACTCCTGAGCTACGGCAAGGACGGGCGCCCTGGCGGCACCGGTGACGCCGCAGACATCAGCAACAACTGA
- a CDS encoding secretin N-terminal domain-containing protein, translating to MTDRRRGWIAARVIACACAVSGCAAPTPYEEGQQLAREGNRRAATEKLAEASRQEPHSARYRLETHNARDAVENDDREAAKTALKNGQPEQARAALGRALGVPRSATEASDLLYALDVQDKHRALVNQARLALDKKEWDTARALVRQVQLESPNHPEAAVLAQEIAKLEAGSRGGQRQALSQSYRKPISIEFKDTPLKSVFEVISRTSGINFLFDRDVKLDQKTSIYLRNSTIEAAVKLTLLTNQLEQQVLDANSVLIYPSTQAKTREYQPLKVRIFYLSNAEVKTVAATLKTILKTKDLVADEKLNMLVMRDTAEAIELAEKLVAAHDVAEPEVMLEVEVLEVNRIRLMELGIRWPEQLGLTPLGSNTSGLTLSELWRAAGDDSRIGASIGATTINARKVGTDGEVLANPRIRVRNRQKAKILIGDKVPNITSTSTATGFLAESINYVDVGLKLDVEPVVYVDGEVGMSISLEVSNLVEQIKTQAGSIAYRIGTRSAQTVLRLKDGENQILAGLINNEERTSANKVPGLGDLPVAGRLFGSQLDNATKTEIILSITPRIVRNIRKPAASMLEYDSGTEAFVGQYAPAPAALPGSASTPKKSASGVPMPATPSAPAAASPSPGVTDTTGASAGEKVATSARARWLGPSKVKKGDMVAVQLAIDSPQPIASLPVSVAFDPKAFQVISVTEGDFFKRTGGKSNFAQRVDSSGQVLMTGTLTGDGGVEGAGVLATFNLRALASSPAQSSLRITAIAPVGLKGSSVTTSPPPAHEFSVEP from the coding sequence ATGACCGATCGGCGCAGAGGGTGGATCGCCGCTCGGGTAATAGCGTGCGCGTGTGCGGTTTCCGGGTGTGCTGCTCCTACGCCTTACGAAGAAGGCCAGCAGCTGGCGAGGGAAGGAAACCGCCGCGCTGCGACCGAGAAGCTCGCAGAGGCCAGCCGCCAGGAGCCACATTCGGCGCGCTATCGCCTGGAGACGCACAACGCCCGAGATGCGGTTGAAAACGACGACCGGGAGGCGGCCAAGACTGCCCTGAAGAATGGGCAGCCAGAACAAGCACGCGCCGCCCTCGGCAGGGCGCTGGGGGTGCCACGCAGCGCAACGGAGGCCTCGGATCTGCTCTATGCGCTGGATGTCCAGGATAAGCACCGTGCTTTGGTGAACCAGGCCAGGCTGGCACTGGACAAGAAGGAATGGGACACGGCCCGGGCGTTGGTGCGGCAGGTGCAGCTCGAGTCGCCCAACCACCCAGAGGCCGCTGTCTTGGCACAGGAGATTGCCAAGCTGGAGGCGGGGTCGAGGGGTGGTCAGCGCCAGGCGCTCAGCCAGAGTTACCGCAAGCCTATTTCGATCGAGTTCAAGGACACACCGCTCAAGTCCGTGTTCGAGGTGATCTCCAGAACCTCGGGGATCAATTTCCTCTTCGATCGCGACGTCAAGCTGGACCAGAAGACATCGATATACCTGCGCAATTCCACCATCGAGGCTGCAGTCAAGCTGACGCTGCTCACCAACCAGCTGGAGCAGCAGGTCTTGGATGCCAACAGCGTGCTCATCTATCCGAGCACCCAGGCCAAGACGCGGGAGTATCAGCCACTGAAAGTGCGCATCTTCTACCTCTCCAATGCAGAGGTGAAAACGGTCGCTGCGACGCTCAAAACCATCCTGAAAACCAAGGACCTGGTGGCGGATGAGAAGCTCAACATGCTGGTCATGCGTGACACGGCAGAAGCCATTGAGCTGGCCGAGAAGCTGGTCGCTGCGCACGACGTTGCGGAACCGGAAGTGATGCTCGAAGTGGAGGTTCTTGAGGTAAACCGCATCCGGCTCATGGAGCTGGGTATTCGCTGGCCCGAGCAGCTCGGACTGACACCGCTGGGTTCAAACACGTCTGGCCTGACCCTTTCCGAGCTCTGGCGCGCCGCTGGCGACGACAGTCGAATCGGCGCCAGCATTGGCGCCACCACCATCAACGCCCGGAAAGTAGGCACCGACGGCGAGGTATTGGCCAATCCGCGCATCCGGGTCAGGAACCGCCAAAAGGCCAAGATCCTCATCGGCGACAAGGTGCCAAACATCACCAGCACCTCGACTGCGACGGGCTTTCTTGCCGAGTCGATCAATTACGTCGACGTTGGTTTGAAGCTTGATGTGGAGCCCGTGGTCTACGTGGACGGCGAGGTGGGGATGAGCATCTCGCTGGAGGTCAGTAACCTAGTGGAGCAGATCAAGACCCAGGCGGGCTCCATTGCCTATCGGATCGGGACACGTTCAGCCCAGACCGTTCTGCGCCTTAAGGATGGTGAGAACCAGATCCTCGCTGGGCTGATCAACAACGAGGAACGGACCTCCGCGAACAAGGTGCCAGGCTTGGGCGACCTCCCCGTGGCCGGCCGGTTGTTCGGCAGCCAGCTGGACAACGCGACCAAGACCGAGATCATTCTCTCGATCACCCCTCGGATCGTACGCAACATCCGCAAGCCGGCTGCCTCCATGCTGGAGTACGACTCCGGCACCGAAGCCTTTGTGGGCCAGTACGCGCCTGCCCCAGCGGCACTGCCGGGCTCCGCATCTACCCCCAAAAAGTCCGCCTCCGGTGTACCTATGCCAGCAACGCCATCGGCACCTGCCGCAGCCAGTCCATCGCCAGGTGTCACGGACACTACAGGGGCCTCGGCAGGCGAGAAAGTAGCGACCTCCGCCAGGGCACGCTGGCTTGGGCCATCCAAGGTCAAGAAGGGAGACATGGTTGCCGTTCAGCTCGCTATCGATTCACCGCAGCCGATTGCCAGCCTACCTGTCTCCGTCGCATTCGATCCGAAAGCGTTTCAGGTCATCTCCGTCACTGAAGGGGACTTCTTCAAGCGTACTGGCGGCAAGAGCAACTTCGCACAAAGGGTGGATTCATCCGGACAGGTGCTGATGACGGGCACCCTCACGGGAGACGGTGGCGTGGAGGGCGCCGGTGTGCTGGCGACATTCAACCTGCGCGCCCTCGCCTCCTCCCCCGCGCAATCCAGTCTGCGAATTACGGCAATTGCGCCGGTGGGCCTAAAGGGCAGCAGTGTGACGACATCGCCGCCGCCTGCACACGAGTTCTCGGTGGAGCCCTGA